In Porites lutea chromosome 7, jaPorLute2.1, whole genome shotgun sequence, a single window of DNA contains:
- the LOC140943255 gene encoding secretory phospholipase A2 receptor-like isoform X1 has protein sequence MSQKFTQGIVVLLLGLMRLSLQQEYAGYIFENGEYSYKIVLASDDRRTWYEAEEICRGHEGGHLVTITNDHEDENSFLNEKIQHLTSSPNEPELLWIGAKEERELFGKAYKWADGQKFTEYGAAFRERGLDAADHDYDMCIVLKSTGDIASWIEADCYETKGYICKIKGVPRRLVDYKRFGYEFDSGRYIYKFLFLQYEMLTWPEAEIYCREAEGAHLASVRNARESKFLEKNLRMLRNHFGFSKLWIGASDLYNESHFSWSDGTPLTYQRWMRGEPSGQQRGRKEDCAVITADYPHWAKWKDEYCLHHLPFICQIRVCNQRADIGFIVDSSGSVGQSGFRKSKEFIKFLLQKFKISQTDIHVALTRFSTRANTIFGFEDYFTHSDVNAAIDRMKWVKGGTRTDRALRLARNKMFLEKPAGMSRPGVPKFLMVMTDGISSNQKLTALEAAELKKRGIHIMVVAVGNNFYMKEALSMASSSRDVVTARSFSRLRRIVVAARERFCGDD, from the exons TTTTCGAAAACGGTGAATACTCTTACAAGATAGTACTGGCCAGCGATGACAGACGAACATGGTACGAGGCTGAAGAAATATGCCGAGGCCACGAAGGCGGGCACTTGGTGACCATAACGAACGATCACGAAGATGAGAATTCGTTTTTGAATGAGAAGATTCAGCATCTGACTAGCTCGCCAAATGAACCTGAACTACTCTGGATTGGAGCTAAGGAAGAGCGGGAGCTCTTTGGAAAGGCTTACAAATGGGCTGATGGACAAAAATTCACTGA GTACGGCGCTGCATTCCGGGAACGTGGACTTGATGCGGCTGATCATGATTACGATATGTGCATTGTGCTAAAATCCACTGGAGATATAGCTAGCTGGATAGAAGCTGACTGTTATGAAACCAAAGGCTACATTTGCAAAATTAAAG GTGTCCCGAGAAGACTTGTGGATTACAAGAGATTTGGTTACG AGTTTGACAGCGGGCGCTACATATATAAGTTCCTTTTCCTTCAGTACGAAATGCTCACGTGGCCGGAAGCAGAAATTTACTGTCGGGAAGCAGAGGGCGCTCACCTGGCCAGCGTGCGCAACGCAAGAGAAAGCAAATTCCTTGAAAAGAACTTGCGCATGCTCAGGAATCATTTTGGTTTCTCCAAACTGTGGATAGGGGCCTCAGATCTTTACAACGAGAGCCATTTTTCTTGGTCCGATGGCACGCCCTTGACGTACCAACGATGGATGAGGGGGGAGCCGTCCGGGCAACAGAGGGGTAGAAAGGAAGACTGTGCTGTTATTACTGCAGATTATCCTCACTGGGCAAAATGGAAAGATGAATATTGTTTGCATCACCTGCCGTTTATATGTCAAATCAGAG tTTGCAACCAACGTGCAGACATCGGTTTTATCGTTGATTCATCTGGTAGTGTTGGGCAGTCTGGTTTCCGAAAATCCAAAGAATTCATCAAATTCTTGCTACAGAAATTTAAAATCTCCCAGACAGACATTCACGTGGCTCTCACGCGCTTTTCAACCAGAGCCAATACCATATTTGGATTCGAAGATTACTTTACCCATAGTGACGTCAACGCTGCCATTGATAGAATGAAATGGGTCAAAGGCGGAACAAGAACGGACCGGGCCTTGAGACTGGCGAGAAATAAAATGTTCCTTGAGAAACCCGCAGGGATGTCCCGGCCCGGGGTTCCCAAGTTCCTTATGGTGATGACGGATGGTATCTCCTCAAATCAAAAGCTAACGGCACTGGAAGCCGCGGAATTGAAGAAAAGAGGCATTCATATCATGGTAGTGGCAGTTGGTAACAATTTTTACATGAAGGAGGCTTTATCTATGGCTTCTAGTTCAAGAGACGTGGTTACTGCAAGATCGTTTTCAAGACTGAGGAGAATTGTAGTTGCTGCAAGGGAAAGATTTTGCGGAG ATGACTAA
- the LOC140943256 gene encoding dynein axonemal light chain 1-like has product MSKGTTIKDALASWEKKNEQKASESTEIKLYAQYPPIEKMDASLSTLSCCEKLSLSTNCIEKIANLNGLRNIKILSLGRNNIKNLNGLEAVADTLEELWISYNNIEKLKGIGVLKKLKVLYMSNNLVKAWDEFQKLAELPLLEDLLFVGNPLEEKHSADGDWREQATKRLPRLKKLDGVPVVRQEEEEEEES; this is encoded by the exons ATG TCCAAGGGAACAACAATCAAGGACGCGTTAGCGAGCTGG gaaaagaaaaatgagcaAAAAGCCTCAGAATCAACAGAAATCAAGTTGTATGCACAGTATCCTCCAATAGAAAAGATGGATGCCTCCTTGTCTACTCTTTCTTGCTGCGA AAAACTGTCTTTGTCAACAAACTGCATTGAGAAAATTGCCAACCTCAATGGTTTAA GAAATATCAAAATCTTGTCACTGGGAAGAAATAACATAAAAAACCTCAATGGTTTG GAAGCAGTAGCAGACACACTGGAAGAGCTTTGGATATCCTACAATAACATTGAAAAGTTAAAGGGTATTGGTGTACTGAAAAAACTTAAG GTTCTATATATGTCAAACAATCTAGTCAAGGCATGGGATGAATTTCAGAAGCTG GCTGAGCTCCCACTTCTCGAAGATCTCTTGTTTGTTG ggaacCCACTTGAAGAAAAACACTCTGCCGATGGTGACTGGAGAGAGCAAGCGACCAAAAGATTGCCACGCCTAAAAAAACTTGATG GTGTTCCTGTGGTAcgacaagaagaagaagaggaagaagaaagtTGA
- the LOC140942948 gene encoding ubiquitin thioesterase OTUB1-like — MADHQGTGNYDEAIMAQVDNIQKEIADIHKLVSDKMDITCLEKEYAMDDFVYQSKIKDLALTYSHVRKTRGDGNCFYRAFGFSYLQELIGNQKEYERFHSLASQSKDELVSLGFPSFTIEDFHQVFMETIEAVGKEQSVEELEKIFCDDGLSNYIVVYLRLLTSAQLQRKSDFFQNFIEGERSIKEFCSQEVEPMAKESDHIHIIALTDALGVCVRVVYMDRGGDSSVNHHDFPEDGSRPLVFLLYRPGHYDVLYQKQL, encoded by the exons ATTGCAGATATACACAAACTTGTTAGTGACAAAATGGACATCACCTGCCTAGAAAAAGAATATGCCATGGATGATTTTGTATACCAGTCTAAAATCAAG GACCTAGCTTTGACATACTCACATGTGAGAAAAACAAGAGGTGATGGGAACTGTTTCTACAGAGCTTTTGGATTTTCTTACCTTCAGGAACTGATTGGCAATCAAAAGGAATATGAGAG ATTTCATTCCTTAGCATCTCAAAGTAAAGATGAACTTGTCTCTCTTGGATTCCCTTCCTTCACGATTGAGGACTTTCATCAAGTT TTCATGGAAACAATTGAAGCTGTTGGAAAAGAACAGTCTGTTGAGGAGCTTGAAAAG ATATTCTGTGATGATGGCCTTTCAAACTACATTGTTGTATATCTACGACTTTTAACATCAGCTCAACTTCAGAGAAAGTCGGACTTTTTCCAGAATTTCATAGAAGGAGAGAGGTCGATTAAAGAATTCTGTAGCCAG GAAGTAGAACCAATGGCCAAAGAAAGCGACCATATTCATATCATAGCACTGACTGATGCCCTTGGTGTTTGTGTCCGTGTGGTATACATGGATAGGGGCGGAGATTCATCTGTCAATCATCATGACTTCCCAGAGGATGGTTCACGTCCCCTAGTCTTTCTACTGTATAGACCTGGACATTATGATGTTTTGTACCAGAAACAACTataa
- the LOC140943516 gene encoding profilin-like, producing MVLVILIFWGNCLTAAFRSIFKMSWNDYIDNLIARSKGSSGKANIDKACIIGLEKGNMWTTQENPHVLMLTPGEGMIIAECFRKKDFTAFSTDIHVENEGYIFLRDIDNKMVLARRCNAGITMQASKSAVVIARTREGGQQGITNKAVAKIAYYLESLNM from the coding sequence ATGGTACTTGTCATCCTTATATTTTGGGGTAATTGTTTGACAGCAGCTTTTAGAAGCATTTTCAAGATGTCATGGAACGACTATATCGACAATCTTATTGCTCGGTCGAAAGGTAGCTCGGGTAAAGCCAACATCGACAAAGCTTGCATCATTGGCTTGGAGAAAGGAAATATGTGGACAACGCAAGAAAACCCTCACGTTTTAATGTTAACACCAGGAGAAGGAATGATTATCGCTGAATGCTTCAGGAAAAAGGATTTTACCGCGTTTTCAACAGATATCCATGTTGAAAATGAGGGCTATATTTTCTTACGCGATATTGACAACAAAATGGTTCTGGCAAGGAGATGCAATGCCGGGATCACGATGCAGGCTTCTAAAAGTGCAGTTGTTATAGCTCGCACACGCGAAGGTGGCCAACAAGGAATCACTAACAAAGCCGTTGCAAAGATTGCTTATTACCTTGAAAGTCTGAATATGTAA
- the LOC140943255 gene encoding secretory phospholipase A2 receptor-like isoform X2 — protein sequence MMKFLLVTLLFHVFSPSKGYLFENGEYSYKIVLASDDRRTWYEAEEICRGHEGGHLVTITNDHEDENSFLNEKIQHLTSSPNEPELLWIGAKEERELFGKAYKWADGQKFTEYGAAFRERGLDAADHDYDMCIVLKSTGDIASWIEADCYETKGYICKIKGVPRRLVDYKRFGYEFDSGRYIYKFLFLQYEMLTWPEAEIYCREAEGAHLASVRNARESKFLEKNLRMLRNHFGFSKLWIGASDLYNESHFSWSDGTPLTYQRWMRGEPSGQQRGRKEDCAVITADYPHWAKWKDEYCLHHLPFICQIRVCNQRADIGFIVDSSGSVGQSGFRKSKEFIKFLLQKFKISQTDIHVALTRFSTRANTIFGFEDYFTHSDVNAAIDRMKWVKGGTRTDRALRLARNKMFLEKPAGMSRPGVPKFLMVMTDGISSNQKLTALEAAELKKRGIHIMVVAVGNNFYMKEALSMASSSRDVVTARSFSRLRRIVVAARERFCGDD from the exons ATGATGAAGTTTTTGCTCGTTACGTTgttgtttcatgttttttctCCATCTAAAGGATATC TTTTCGAAAACGGTGAATACTCTTACAAGATAGTACTGGCCAGCGATGACAGACGAACATGGTACGAGGCTGAAGAAATATGCCGAGGCCACGAAGGCGGGCACTTGGTGACCATAACGAACGATCACGAAGATGAGAATTCGTTTTTGAATGAGAAGATTCAGCATCTGACTAGCTCGCCAAATGAACCTGAACTACTCTGGATTGGAGCTAAGGAAGAGCGGGAGCTCTTTGGAAAGGCTTACAAATGGGCTGATGGACAAAAATTCACTGA GTACGGCGCTGCATTCCGGGAACGTGGACTTGATGCGGCTGATCATGATTACGATATGTGCATTGTGCTAAAATCCACTGGAGATATAGCTAGCTGGATAGAAGCTGACTGTTATGAAACCAAAGGCTACATTTGCAAAATTAAAG GTGTCCCGAGAAGACTTGTGGATTACAAGAGATTTGGTTACG AGTTTGACAGCGGGCGCTACATATATAAGTTCCTTTTCCTTCAGTACGAAATGCTCACGTGGCCGGAAGCAGAAATTTACTGTCGGGAAGCAGAGGGCGCTCACCTGGCCAGCGTGCGCAACGCAAGAGAAAGCAAATTCCTTGAAAAGAACTTGCGCATGCTCAGGAATCATTTTGGTTTCTCCAAACTGTGGATAGGGGCCTCAGATCTTTACAACGAGAGCCATTTTTCTTGGTCCGATGGCACGCCCTTGACGTACCAACGATGGATGAGGGGGGAGCCGTCCGGGCAACAGAGGGGTAGAAAGGAAGACTGTGCTGTTATTACTGCAGATTATCCTCACTGGGCAAAATGGAAAGATGAATATTGTTTGCATCACCTGCCGTTTATATGTCAAATCAGAG tTTGCAACCAACGTGCAGACATCGGTTTTATCGTTGATTCATCTGGTAGTGTTGGGCAGTCTGGTTTCCGAAAATCCAAAGAATTCATCAAATTCTTGCTACAGAAATTTAAAATCTCCCAGACAGACATTCACGTGGCTCTCACGCGCTTTTCAACCAGAGCCAATACCATATTTGGATTCGAAGATTACTTTACCCATAGTGACGTCAACGCTGCCATTGATAGAATGAAATGGGTCAAAGGCGGAACAAGAACGGACCGGGCCTTGAGACTGGCGAGAAATAAAATGTTCCTTGAGAAACCCGCAGGGATGTCCCGGCCCGGGGTTCCCAAGTTCCTTATGGTGATGACGGATGGTATCTCCTCAAATCAAAAGCTAACGGCACTGGAAGCCGCGGAATTGAAGAAAAGAGGCATTCATATCATGGTAGTGGCAGTTGGTAACAATTTTTACATGAAGGAGGCTTTATCTATGGCTTCTAGTTCAAGAGACGTGGTTACTGCAAGATCGTTTTCAAGACTGAGGAGAATTGTAGTTGCTGCAAGGGAAAGATTTTGCGGAG ATGACTAA